One Enterococcus silesiacus genomic window carries:
- a CDS encoding RpiR family transcriptional regulator, which produces MLFLDHSPDLSPIDLEIYKYIASHIDEVVYMRIRELAKETHSSTASILRFCRKFGCEGFSEFKIKLNLYRKSLTEPVTTHAVDETSFTNFIQRSTEAFYQERIQAAAKLLSEKDLVLFIGTGSSNIIAEYGALYFSSIFSMAFHIEDPINHPVNFFNKSMAKNVCVIALSVSGENEAIINYLNHFITNDSSIISITNSEKSPIAALSDVNIPYYISTERIGDSDITSQVPALYTVEYLAKEVQKQKQDHS; this is translated from the coding sequence TTGTTATTTTTAGATCATAGTCCAGATTTAAGTCCCATCGATTTAGAAATTTATAAATATATTGCCTCTCACATCGATGAAGTGGTTTACATGCGCATCCGTGAGTTAGCCAAAGAAACCCATAGCAGCACCGCCAGTATTTTGCGTTTTTGCCGAAAGTTTGGGTGTGAAGGTTTTTCCGAATTTAAAATCAAATTGAATTTATATCGAAAATCGTTGACGGAACCTGTTACAACACACGCTGTAGATGAAACATCATTTACTAATTTTATCCAACGGTCTACAGAAGCTTTTTACCAAGAACGAATTCAAGCAGCTGCAAAATTGTTATCTGAAAAGGATCTTGTCTTATTTATTGGTACAGGATCATCCAATATTATTGCTGAATATGGAGCATTGTACTTTTCCTCTATTTTCAGTATGGCGTTTCACATTGAAGATCCAATCAATCATCCTGTGAACTTTTTCAATAAAAGTATGGCCAAAAATGTTTGTGTCATTGCTCTTTCCGTTAGTGGCGAGAATGAAGCGATCATCAATTATCTGAATCATTTTATTACAAATGATAGCTCGATCATTTCAATTACAAATAGTGAAAAATCACCGATTGCCGCCCTTTCAGATGTGAATATTCCTTATTATATTTCAACAGAAAGAATTGGGGATAGCGATATTACATCTCAGGTACCCGCACTTTATACAGTAGAATATTTGGCAAAAGAAGTACAAAAACAAAAGCAAGACCACTCATAA
- a CDS encoding GCN5 family acetyltransferase, with the protein MPKKIIENEQLYLREFTTDDFKDLCLILQDEETMYAYESAFSEEKVKDWLSWNFKSYQEYGFGLWAIIDQKSEAFIGQCGIVYSDVENEALLEIGYLVNKKYWRQGYAISASQLCLTYAKNKLKAEKICSIIRDTNIPSRKVAEKNGMTIIKQFDKDYSGLPVRHFVYSIDLNK; encoded by the coding sequence ATGCCGAAAAAAATAATCGAAAATGAACAGCTCTATTTAAGAGAATTCACAACCGATGATTTCAAGGATTTATGTTTGATTTTACAAGATGAAGAAACGATGTACGCCTATGAATCAGCCTTCTCAGAAGAAAAAGTCAAAGATTGGTTGAGCTGGAATTTTAAAAGCTATCAAGAATACGGCTTCGGTCTGTGGGCGATCATCGATCAAAAAAGTGAGGCTTTTATCGGTCAATGTGGTATTGTTTATTCTGATGTTGAAAATGAAGCATTGCTAGAAATTGGCTACTTGGTCAATAAAAAATATTGGCGCCAAGGCTATGCAATTTCTGCTAGCCAATTATGTCTCACCTATGCAAAAAATAAATTAAAAGCAGAAAAAATTTGTTCGATCATTCGAGACACAAATATTCCTTCTCGAAAAGTTGCAGAAAAGAATGGAATGACGATTATAAAGCAATTCGACAAAGATTATTCTGGTCTGCCTGTGCGTCATTTTGTTTATAGTATTGATTTGAATAAATAA
- a CDS encoding phage tail protein, with product MTALSGVDVVWRFRLAEDEGNERAWGLAYSTENGYSKSKESESTVTKDGSVVTPGATETTVTATTLYKIGSTQIDKLETAMDENKRVQIWRINTKEIGTGNDEGKFKAKYFEGYFTSFEETDSAENKVEYSLEWAIEGAGKNGFAALELDTSEGGDYAFKDTVKVEAKA from the coding sequence ATGACAGCATTAAGTGGAGTAGATGTAGTTTGGCGTTTTCGTTTAGCCGAAGATGAAGGAAATGAACGTGCGTGGGGATTAGCCTACAGTACAGAAAATGGTTACTCAAAATCAAAAGAAAGTGAATCGACTGTGACCAAAGATGGCAGCGTAGTGACGCCAGGTGCAACTGAAACAACAGTAACTGCCACAACATTATACAAAATCGGTTCGACACAAATCGATAAATTAGAAACAGCGATGGATGAAAATAAGCGTGTTCAAATTTGGCGTATCAATACCAAAGAAATTGGTACTGGCAACGATGAAGGGAAATTCAAAGCTAAATATTTTGAAGGCTATTTTACTTCATTTGAAGAAACTGATTCAGCAGAAAATAAAGTTGAATATTCTTTAGAATGGGCAATCGAAGGCGCAGGTAAGAATGGTTTTGCGGCATTAGAGCTTGATACTTCTGAAGGCGGCGATTATGCATTTAAAGATACTGTAAAAGTGGAAGCTAAAGCATAA
- a CDS encoding 6-phospho-beta-glucosidase — MSKGIKIVTIGGGSSYTPELVEGFIKRYDELPVRELWLVDIEAGKEKLEIVGAMAKRMVKAAGVDCEVHLTLDRREALKDADFVTTQLRVGLLDARILDERIPLSHGLIGQETNGAGGIFKALRTVPVILDIVEDMKELCPNAWLINFTNPAGMVTEAVLRYGNWDKVVGLCNIPVNAVFEEAELLGENNRDLFFQFAGINHLHWHTITDKNGKDRTDELIKVMYGQDDAKSIVANIKDNNLIWEQVENLHMVPCPYHNYYYYTDKMLAEELEDFKNNGTRAEKVKEIEHELFELYKDPNLDYKPKQLAERGGARYSDAACEIINSIHNDKRTTMTVSTRNNGTITDLPAESAVEVTCTITGKGPVPYNFGSFKPQERGLLQVMKSMEELTIEAAVTGDYGTLLQAFTMNPLITSGNVAKEVMDELLEAHKQYLPAFFKEGK; from the coding sequence ATGTCAAAAGGAATTAAAATCGTTACGATCGGTGGAGGATCAAGTTACACACCAGAATTAGTTGAAGGATTTATTAAACGATACGATGAATTGCCTGTACGTGAGTTATGGCTAGTTGATATTGAAGCAGGAAAAGAAAAACTAGAAATCGTGGGTGCAATGGCGAAACGTATGGTTAAAGCCGCAGGTGTTGACTGTGAAGTGCACTTAACTTTAGATCGTCGTGAAGCATTGAAAGATGCCGATTTCGTTACAACACAATTACGTGTGGGACTGTTAGATGCACGTATTTTAGATGAGCGCATCCCATTAAGTCATGGGTTGATCGGTCAAGAAACGAATGGCGCCGGTGGAATTTTCAAAGCGTTGAGAACTGTTCCAGTCATTTTAGATATTGTAGAAGATATGAAAGAACTTTGTCCAAATGCTTGGTTGATCAACTTCACCAATCCAGCAGGAATGGTCACAGAAGCTGTTTTGCGTTATGGTAATTGGGATAAAGTGGTTGGTTTATGTAACATTCCAGTAAACGCAGTCTTTGAAGAAGCAGAATTATTAGGCGAAAATAACCGTGATTTATTCTTCCAATTTGCTGGGATCAATCATTTACACTGGCATACAATTACAGACAAAAATGGAAAAGACCGTACGGACGAATTGATCAAAGTAATGTATGGTCAAGACGATGCCAAATCAATTGTAGCCAACATCAAAGATAATAACTTGATCTGGGAACAAGTTGAAAATCTACACATGGTTCCATGTCCATACCACAATTACTATTACTATACAGATAAAATGTTAGCAGAAGAATTGGAAGATTTCAAAAACAACGGTACACGTGCTGAAAAGGTAAAAGAGATCGAACATGAATTATTTGAATTATACAAAGATCCTAATTTAGACTACAAACCAAAACAATTAGCAGAACGCGGCGGTGCACGTTATAGCGATGCAGCGTGTGAAATCATTAACTCTATCCATAACGATAAACGTACAACCATGACTGTTAGCACTAGAAACAATGGTACGATCACAGATTTACCAGCTGAAAGTGCCGTAGAAGTAACTTGTACGATTACAGGAAAAGGTCCAGTACCTTATAACTTTGGTAGCTTTAAACCTCAAGAACGTGGGTTGTTACAAGTGATGAAATCAATGGAAGAATTGACGATCGAAGCAGCTGTTACAGGGGATTACGGTACATTATTACAAGCATTCACCATGAATCCGTTGATTACAAGTGGAAATGTTGCAAAAGAAGTAATGGACGAATTACTAGAAGCACACAAACAATATTTACCAGCTTTCTTTAAAGAAGGAAAATAA